A genomic stretch from Croceibacterium aestuarii includes:
- a CDS encoding DUF481 domain-containing protein: protein MTSRLPAYAALLTGLCLSAPARAELPGPVKAMIEAAIAKGDKAQVATVVEFAKETNPDDVAEIDALQKQFLAGVAEKEKARTLARQEAIRSAGLFDNWHGKGEVGANQSSGNSENIGVSGAITLERNGIDWRHKLRLRGDYQRSNGATSREQLLVAYEPQYRLSQRAFVYGLAQWDRDKLQGIDGRYSMSGGLGYKVLDGTAVQLAIKAGPAFRHTEYSADSQTSRLAALFGYDFGWKISDRLALSQNSNMVAAGGSSGTVFVDSRSTTFDILSALEAKVSDRLTTRLSYEIKYDSNPPPTKVKTDTISRFTMVYGF, encoded by the coding sequence ATGACGAGCCGACTGCCTGCCTACGCCGCCCTGCTGACCGGGCTTTGCCTGTCAGCGCCCGCCCGGGCGGAACTGCCCGGCCCGGTGAAAGCGATGATCGAGGCAGCCATCGCCAAGGGCGACAAGGCCCAAGTCGCCACCGTGGTCGAGTTCGCCAAGGAAACCAATCCCGACGACGTCGCCGAGATCGACGCGCTGCAGAAGCAGTTCCTGGCCGGAGTCGCGGAAAAGGAAAAGGCCCGAACGCTGGCCAGGCAAGAGGCTATCCGCTCGGCGGGCCTGTTCGACAACTGGCACGGCAAGGGCGAGGTTGGCGCCAACCAGTCCTCCGGCAACAGCGAGAACATCGGTGTGAGCGGGGCTATCACGCTCGAGCGCAACGGGATCGACTGGCGGCACAAGCTGCGGTTGCGCGGCGACTACCAGCGTTCGAACGGGGCGACCTCGCGCGAGCAACTCCTGGTGGCCTACGAGCCGCAATACCGGCTGTCGCAGCGCGCCTTCGTTTATGGCCTGGCGCAATGGGATCGCGACAAGCTGCAGGGCATCGACGGCCGCTACTCCATGTCGGGCGGACTGGGTTACAAGGTGCTCGACGGTACTGCGGTGCAACTCGCGATCAAGGCGGGACCGGCTTTTCGCCATACCGAGTACAGCGCCGACAGCCAGACGAGCCGATTGGCGGCCTTGTTCGGTTACGATTTCGGCTGGAAGATCAGCGATCGGCTTGCGCTATCCCAGAACAGCAACATGGTTGCTGCAGGCGGGAGTTCGGGAACCGTGTTCGTCGATTCGCGCAGCACGACCTTCGATATCCTGAGCGCGCTCGAAGCCAAGGTCAGCGACCGCCTGACCACTCGGCTCTCCTACGAGATCAAGTACGATTCGAATCCGCCGCCAACGAAGGTGAAGACCGACACGATCTCGCGCTTCACGATGGTCTACGGCTTCTAG
- the tgt gene encoding tRNA guanosine(34) transglycosylase Tgt translates to MPRFAFTIDATCGKARTGRIAMQRGEIRTPAFMPVGTAATVKAMKPETVRATGADIILGNTYHLMLRPGAERVARLGGLHAFMNWPRPILTDSGGYQVMSLSELRKLTEEGVEFRSHIDGSKHMLTPERSMEIQRLLGSDIVMAFDECPRADRPRDEIAASMELSMRWAKRSRDGFDAGGAHAEGAALFGIQQGALDEQLRRISAEKLTEIGFDGYAIGGLAVGEGQEAMFATLDFAPGMLPEAAPRYLMGVGKPDDLVGAVERGVDMFDCVLPTRSGRNGQAFTWNGPLNLRNAFHAEDTGPLDERCRCDACGTYSRAYLHHLVKSGEMLGAILLTEHNLTFYQQLMQAMRDAISQGTFAEFAARFRGGYLEKRDRV, encoded by the coding sequence ATGCCCCGCTTCGCCTTCACCATCGACGCCACCTGCGGCAAGGCGCGCACTGGCCGCATCGCCATGCAGCGCGGCGAGATCCGCACGCCGGCGTTCATGCCGGTCGGCACAGCGGCAACCGTCAAGGCGATGAAGCCGGAGACGGTGCGGGCAACCGGCGCCGACATCATCCTCGGCAACACATACCACCTGATGCTGCGCCCGGGGGCCGAGCGGGTGGCGCGGCTCGGCGGGCTGCACGCGTTCATGAACTGGCCGCGCCCGATCCTCACCGACAGCGGCGGCTACCAGGTGATGAGCCTCAGCGAACTGCGCAAGCTGACCGAGGAGGGGGTCGAGTTCCGCAGCCACATCGACGGTTCGAAGCATATGCTGACGCCCGAGCGTTCAATGGAGATCCAGCGCCTGCTCGGCTCCGACATCGTCATGGCCTTCGACGAATGCCCGCGCGCCGACCGTCCGCGCGATGAGATCGCCGCGAGCATGGAGCTGTCGATGCGCTGGGCGAAGCGCAGCCGCGATGGCTTCGACGCCGGCGGGGCGCACGCCGAGGGCGCAGCGCTGTTCGGTATCCAACAGGGCGCGCTCGACGAGCAACTGCGCCGGATTTCGGCCGAAAAGCTTACCGAGATCGGCTTCGACGGCTATGCCATCGGGGGTCTCGCGGTGGGAGAGGGGCAAGAGGCGATGTTCGCCACGCTCGATTTCGCGCCCGGCATGCTCCCCGAGGCGGCCCCGCGCTATCTCATGGGGGTGGGCAAGCCCGACGACCTCGTCGGCGCGGTGGAGCGCGGGGTCGACATGTTCGACTGCGTGTTGCCGACCCGCTCCGGCCGCAACGGGCAGGCCTTCACCTGGAACGGTCCGCTCAATTTGCGCAATGCCTTTCATGCAGAGGATACCGGCCCGCTCGACGAACGCTGCCGATGCGACGCCTGCGGCACATATTCACGGGCCTACTTGCACCATCTGGTCAAGAGCGGCGAGATGCTTGGGGCCATACTGCTGACCGAGCACAACCTCACCTTCTACCAGCAGCTGATGCAGGCCATGCGCGATGCGATATCGCAGGGCACGTTTGCCGAATTTGCCGCACGGTTTCGCGGGGGCTACCTGGAAAAACGCGATCGAGTGTGA
- a CDS encoding polyprenyl synthetase family protein, with protein MGLVLASDILARAFERIQREVDDCFDGLLPLPDDARAPLIEAMRYAVIGGGKRARPLLLTATAEMYGVARDCAVLTGCAVEAIHAYSLIHDDLPCMDNDDVRHGKATLHREYDEAVAVLAGDSLHALAFEILAMPETSSDPYVRTELVYTLAGASGASGMAGGQMMDIVAESENFDLHTVTRLQQLKTGALLGAAVEMGAILGRVPEEGRAHLRAYARDIGLAFQIADDLLDISGDEAKAGKALRKDADAGKATFVSLMGEEKARDQAQALAAQAVGHLAQHGEEADILRALARFVVERDR; from the coding sequence ATGGGGCTCGTGCTAGCCAGCGACATCCTCGCCAGGGCATTCGAGCGCATCCAGCGCGAGGTCGACGACTGCTTCGACGGGTTACTGCCGCTTCCGGACGACGCCCGCGCGCCGCTCATTGAAGCGATGCGCTACGCCGTGATCGGCGGCGGCAAGCGTGCGCGGCCGCTGCTGTTGACGGCAACGGCGGAGATGTACGGCGTCGCTCGCGACTGCGCCGTCCTTACCGGCTGCGCGGTCGAGGCGATCCATGCCTATTCGCTGATCCACGACGACCTGCCGTGCATGGACAATGACGACGTGCGCCACGGCAAGGCGACCCTGCACCGCGAGTACGACGAGGCGGTCGCGGTACTGGCCGGGGACTCGCTCCACGCGCTGGCGTTCGAAATCCTCGCCATGCCGGAAACCAGTTCCGATCCCTACGTTCGCACCGAACTGGTCTATACGCTGGCTGGCGCGAGCGGCGCGAGCGGCATGGCCGGCGGGCAGATGATGGATATCGTTGCCGAAAGCGAGAATTTCGATCTCCACACTGTAACCCGGCTGCAACAACTCAAGACCGGCGCTTTGCTTGGCGCAGCCGTCGAAATGGGCGCGATTCTCGGCCGCGTGCCGGAGGAAGGCAGGGCCCACCTCAGAGCTTACGCTCGCGACATCGGCCTGGCCTTCCAGATCGCCGACGACCTGCTCGACATTAGCGGCGACGAGGCCAAGGCGGGCAAGGCGCTGCGCAAGGACGCCGACGCCGGCAAGGCCACTTTCGTCAGCTTGATGGGAGAGGAAAAGGCTCGCGATCAGGCGCAGGCACTCGCCGCGCAGGCGGTCGGTCATCTCGCGCAGCACGGCGAGGAGGCCGACATCCTGCGCGCTCTGGCGCGGTTCGTCGTGGAGCGCGACCGGTGA
- a CDS encoding peptidylprolyl isomerase encodes MIKALSSAILAFSLAFAPALAAAQDSAPDNSATAAATQKKMRISVDFDQTKDLEDILYLDLSNGQRVAIRLMPDWAPNAVERIKTLTRQGFYDGVIFHRVIDGFMAQTGDPTGTGQGGSELPDLKAEFNPLPHVRGTVSMARADDPDSANSQFFIMFYPRFALDKRYTNIGRVIDNMAAVDAIHRGEPPSDPTWIVQASIASDHKPQKFPPASAPAQASVPASTAAVAAAGDN; translated from the coding sequence ATGATCAAAGCCCTTTCCTCTGCCATTCTGGCGTTCTCGCTCGCGTTCGCGCCGGCCCTTGCCGCTGCGCAGGACTCCGCGCCCGACAACAGCGCCACAGCGGCCGCCACGCAGAAGAAGATGCGGATTTCGGTGGATTTCGACCAGACCAAGGACCTCGAGGACATTCTCTACCTCGACCTTTCGAATGGGCAGCGGGTAGCGATCCGACTGATGCCCGACTGGGCGCCCAACGCGGTCGAGCGGATCAAGACCCTGACCCGGCAAGGTTTCTATGACGGCGTCATCTTCCACCGCGTGATCGACGGTTTCATGGCCCAGACCGGAGACCCGACCGGAACAGGGCAGGGCGGCTCCGAGCTTCCCGACCTCAAGGCCGAATTCAACCCGCTGCCGCACGTGCGCGGCACGGTGTCGATGGCCCGCGCCGACGATCCCGATAGCGCCAACAGCCAGTTCTTCATCATGTTCTATCCGCGCTTCGCGCTCGACAAGCGCTACACCAACATCGGCCGGGTGATCGACAACATGGCAGCGGTCGATGCCATCCACCGCGGCGAGCCGCCGTCAGATCCGACGTGGATCGTCCAGGCCTCGATCGCTTCGGATCACAAGCCGCAGAAATTCCCGCCGGCGAGCGCGCCGGCCCAGGCCAGCGTTCCCGCCTCGACAGCCGCCGTGGCGGCCGCTGGCGACAACTAG
- a CDS encoding ABC transporter ATP-binding protein, whose protein sequence is MTEPILEIRGLAKTYKGGVRALDGVDLDIRKGEIFALLGPNGAGKTTLIGAVCGLLNPTEGTIHAFGMDAAHHWREARKRIGLVPQELAFDMFEKVGRAVAYSRGMFGSPADPARIEEVLRSLSLWDKRGSRIRDLSGGMKRRVMIAKALSHDPDLLFLDEPTAGVDVELRRDMWHQIDKLRAKGTTIILTTHYIEEAQEMADRVGVINKGKLLLVDDKDAIMAKLGRTAAHFSFDTPLAAIPRALADYPLSLDEGGTKLIYRGGDGTGTGKREVADLARALVAEGLMFTGIETAESSLEDIFVGLVEGKEGAR, encoded by the coding sequence GTGACTGAACCGATTCTCGAGATCCGCGGCCTGGCCAAGACCTACAAGGGCGGCGTTCGCGCGCTCGACGGGGTCGATCTCGACATTCGCAAGGGCGAGATATTCGCACTGCTCGGGCCCAACGGCGCCGGCAAGACCACGCTGATCGGCGCCGTCTGCGGGCTGCTCAATCCGACCGAGGGCACCATACACGCTTTCGGCATGGACGCCGCGCATCACTGGCGCGAGGCGCGCAAGCGTATCGGCCTCGTGCCGCAGGAACTGGCGTTCGACATGTTCGAAAAAGTCGGGCGTGCCGTCGCTTATTCGCGCGGCATGTTCGGCAGCCCGGCCGATCCGGCGCGGATCGAGGAAGTGCTCCGCTCGCTCAGCCTCTGGGACAAGCGCGGCAGCCGGATTCGCGACCTGTCGGGCGGGATGAAGCGCCGGGTGATGATCGCCAAGGCGCTAAGCCACGATCCCGACCTATTGTTCCTCGACGAGCCGACGGCCGGCGTCGATGTCGAGCTACGCCGCGACATGTGGCACCAGATCGACAAGCTGCGCGCAAAGGGGACGACCATCATCCTGACGACGCACTACATTGAGGAAGCGCAGGAAATGGCCGACCGGGTCGGCGTGATCAACAAGGGCAAATTGCTGTTGGTCGACGACAAGGATGCGATCATGGCCAAGCTCGGCCGCACGGCCGCGCATTTCAGCTTCGACACACCTCTCGCCGCCATTCCGCGGGCGCTTGCCGATTATCCGCTGTCGCTCGACGAAGGCGGCACCAAGCTCATCTACCGCGGCGGCGATGGAACGGGGACGGGCAAGCGCGAAGTCGCCGACCTTGCCCGTGCCCTGGTCGCAGAGGGGCTGATGTTCACGGGGATCGAGACGGCCGAATCCAGCCTCGAGGACATCTTCGTGGGTCTCGTCGAAGGCAAGGAGGGCGCGCGATGA
- the coaD gene encoding pantetheine-phosphate adenylyltransferase has product MSTEANERIGLYPGTFDPITLGHADIIRRGSKLVDTLIVGVTTNPSKDPMFSPEERIDMVRNEVRRLGVENVVVEGFNALLVKYARKKGATVLIRGLRAVADFEYEYQMAGMNQQLDTSVETVFLMADVSLQPIASKLVKEIALFGGNVAPFVSAEVSKLIEARVATLGRRGDF; this is encoded by the coding sequence GTGAGCACCGAGGCGAACGAGCGGATCGGGCTCTATCCCGGGACCTTCGATCCGATCACGCTCGGGCATGCCGACATCATCCGGCGCGGCAGCAAGCTGGTCGACACGCTGATCGTCGGGGTGACCACCAATCCTTCCAAGGACCCGATGTTCAGCCCCGAAGAACGCATCGACATGGTTCGCAACGAAGTCCGACGGCTGGGGGTGGAAAACGTTGTCGTCGAGGGCTTCAACGCGCTGCTTGTCAAATACGCCAGAAAAAAGGGCGCGACCGTGCTCATCCGCGGCCTGCGCGCGGTGGCCGACTTCGAATACGAGTATCAGATGGCCGGCATGAACCAGCAGCTCGACACGAGCGTCGAGACGGTCTTCCTGATGGCGGACGTAAGCCTGCAGCCGATCGCCAGCAAGTTGGTCAAGGAAATCGCGCTGTTCGGCGGCAACGTCGCCCCGTTCGTGAGCGCCGAGGTCTCCAAGTTGATCGAGGCGCGGGTGGCGACGCTCGGCAGGCGCGGCGACTTCTGA
- a CDS encoding ABC transporter permease — protein sequence MNARGALAILRNELSRFFRTAFGSILSPVLTTSLYLVVFGAAIGSRMDPSQFGGSSYGAFIVPGLLMLTLLSESTSNSSFGIYMPRFTGAIYELLSAPVGVLETLLGFVGAAVLKSLIIAGIIMVTALLFVDYSIAHPVLAFGYIILVAAAFSLFGFILGIWADGFEKLQIVPLLILTPLTFLGGTFYSVKVLAEPWQTITQFNPIFYLINGLRWTFTGSSDVPIGLAFGMTVGFIALCITVIAVIFRTGWRLRG from the coding sequence ATGAACGCCCGCGGCGCGCTAGCCATCCTGCGCAACGAACTCTCGCGGTTTTTCCGCACCGCGTTCGGCTCGATCCTCTCGCCGGTGCTGACCACATCGCTCTACCTAGTCGTGTTCGGCGCGGCGATCGGCAGCCGGATGGACCCGAGCCAATTCGGCGGTTCGTCATACGGCGCTTTCATCGTGCCCGGCCTGCTGATGCTGACCTTGCTCAGCGAGAGCACCTCGAATTCGAGCTTCGGCATCTACATGCCGCGCTTCACTGGCGCGATTTACGAACTGCTCAGCGCGCCCGTCGGGGTGCTCGAAACGCTGCTCGGATTTGTTGGAGCTGCGGTCCTGAAGTCGCTGATAATCGCCGGAATCATAATGGTGACGGCGCTGCTTTTCGTCGATTATTCGATCGCCCATCCGGTACTGGCATTCGGCTACATCATCCTCGTCGCCGCGGCCTTTTCGCTGTTCGGGTTCATACTCGGCATCTGGGCCGACGGGTTCGAGAAGCTGCAGATCGTGCCGCTGCTGATCCTCACTCCGCTGACCTTTCTCGGCGGGACATTCTATTCGGTGAAAGTACTCGCCGAACCCTGGCAGACGATCACCCAGTTCAATCCCATCTTCTATCTTATCAATGGTTTGCGCTGGACCTTTACCGGCAGCTCGGATGTGCCGATCGGCCTCGCCTTTGGCATGACCGTGGGTTTCATCGCGCTGTGCATCACCGTCATCGCGGTGATTTTCCGCACGGGGTGGCGACTGCGCGGCTGA
- a CDS encoding c-type cytochrome has product MSQTDRAPERPERGGFFRLAGPVLFGVVMLAVLFISLGRNSEPKSAPAPAPASDAPNLEAADFSPPPESAIPDGPDGDSIRRGEQLFRQTGTYARDHVGSALTCNNCHLNGGREANSSPMWAAWGMYPAYRAKNDRINTMEDRIMGCFIYSMNAQASPSGKPPPAGDPIYKDLEAYFLWLATGAPARTEMKGRGFLKLADPPLPYDPERGAKVFAENCTACHGENGEGMADADGVYTYPPLWGDHSFNWGAGMGRIANAAGFIKANMPFGQGYSLTDQQAWDVAAFVDAHERPRDPRQTASIEEARVKHHKSGDYYGKVVLGDLLGDGKP; this is encoded by the coding sequence ATGTCGCAGACTGATCGAGCGCCCGAGCGGCCCGAACGTGGCGGGTTCTTCCGCCTGGCGGGACCGGTCTTGTTCGGCGTGGTCATGCTGGCGGTGCTGTTCATATCGCTCGGCAGGAATTCCGAACCGAAGAGTGCGCCGGCACCTGCGCCGGCCTCCGATGCACCGAACCTCGAGGCGGCCGATTTCTCGCCGCCGCCCGAATCCGCGATTCCCGACGGGCCGGACGGCGATTCGATCCGCCGCGGCGAGCAGCTTTTTCGGCAGACCGGCACTTATGCCCGCGACCACGTCGGCAGCGCGCTGACCTGCAACAATTGCCATCTCAACGGCGGGCGCGAGGCCAATTCCTCGCCGATGTGGGCGGCATGGGGAATGTATCCGGCCTACCGCGCCAAGAACGACCGCATCAATACGATGGAAGACCGGATCATGGGCTGCTTCATCTATTCGATGAACGCCCAGGCCTCGCCCAGCGGCAAGCCGCCGCCCGCCGGCGATCCGATCTACAAGGATCTCGAAGCCTACTTCCTGTGGCTCGCTACAGGGGCGCCGGCGCGGACCGAGATGAAGGGGCGCGGCTTCCTCAAGCTTGCCGACCCGCCGCTTCCCTACGACCCCGAGCGCGGCGCCAAGGTCTTCGCCGAGAACTGCACCGCCTGCCACGGCGAGAACGGGGAGGGCATGGCCGATGCCGACGGTGTCTACACCTATCCGCCGCTGTGGGGCGATCACTCGTTCAACTGGGGGGCGGGGATGGGGCGCATCGCCAACGCCGCCGGGTTCATCAAGGCCAACATGCCGTTCGGTCAGGGCTATTCGCTGACCGACCAGCAGGCCTGGGACGTCGCCGCCTTCGTCGACGCCCACGAACGCCCGCGCGATCCGCGCCAGACCGCCTCGATCGAGGAGGCGCGGGTAAAACACCACAAGTCGGGCGACTACTACGGAAAGGTCGTGCTCGGTGACCTCCTAGGCGACGGAAAGCCCTGA
- the queA gene encoding tRNA preQ1(34) S-adenosylmethionine ribosyltransferase-isomerase QueA: MKVDLFDFELPSERIALRPARPRDAAKLLVAEGAAPFADRKVRDLPQILRKGDVLVFNDTRVIPAQLEGRRGEAKIGATLHKRVDLRRWQAFVRNAKRLRPGDTIDFGEGVSAVAEARHGDGSFTLAFAGDEPVEALLERAGTMPLPPYIAGKRGTDAADRSDYQTMFAREDGAVAAPTAALHFTPALIEALDRAGIGRETLTLHVGAGTFLPVKADDTADHAMHAEWGRIDAETADRLNAARQAGGRTIAVGTTSLRLLESAAGGDGLIRPIEGDTAIFITPGYRFKAIDGLMTNFHLPKSTLFMLVSALMGLERMQAAYSHAIAHDYRFYSYGDSSLLIP; the protein is encoded by the coding sequence ATGAAGGTCGACCTCTTCGATTTCGAGCTCCCGTCCGAACGCATTGCGCTGCGCCCGGCGCGACCGCGCGACGCCGCCAAGCTGCTCGTTGCGGAGGGCGCCGCGCCGTTCGCCGACCGGAAGGTACGCGACCTCCCGCAAATCCTGCGCAAGGGCGATGTGCTGGTGTTCAACGACACCCGCGTCATTCCCGCCCAGCTCGAGGGTCGGCGGGGTGAAGCCAAGATCGGCGCCACGCTGCACAAGCGCGTCGATCTGCGCCGCTGGCAAGCTTTCGTCCGCAATGCCAAGCGACTGCGCCCGGGCGACACGATCGACTTCGGCGAGGGTGTGTCTGCTGTGGCAGAAGCGCGCCATGGCGACGGCAGCTTCACCCTGGCCTTCGCCGGGGACGAGCCGGTCGAAGCCCTGCTCGAACGCGCCGGGACCATGCCGCTACCCCCGTATATTGCCGGCAAGCGGGGCACCGATGCGGCCGATCGCAGCGATTACCAGACGATGTTCGCCCGCGAAGATGGAGCCGTCGCGGCGCCGACGGCCGCACTGCACTTCACGCCAGCTCTGATCGAAGCGCTCGACCGCGCCGGAATCGGCCGCGAAACGCTCACCCTGCATGTTGGGGCGGGGACGTTCCTGCCGGTCAAGGCCGACGACACGGCCGACCACGCGATGCATGCCGAGTGGGGCCGGATCGACGCGGAGACCGCCGACCGGCTCAATGCCGCGCGCCAGGCCGGCGGACGGACCATTGCGGTGGGGACCACGAGCCTGCGCCTGCTCGAGAGTGCCGCCGGCGGCGATGGGCTAATTCGTCCCATCGAGGGCGACACGGCAATCTTCATCACCCCCGGATATCGCTTCAAGGCGATCGACGGTCTTATGACCAATTTCCACCTGCCCAAGTCGACGCTCTTCATGCTGGTCAGCGCACTGATGGGGTTGGAGCGGATGCAGGCGGCCTACTCCCACGCCATTGCCCACGATTACCGCTTCTACAGCTACGGCGATTCCTCGCTGCTGATCCCCTGA